The genomic region CCGGCCGACGAGATCCGCACCGTGCGTTCCCGCATGCCGGGCAGGGTGGCCAGCGGCACGTGCGGACTGGCCGCGTCGGTGAAGACCAGGTGCTCGTACACCTCGTCGGTCACCGCGTAGGCGTCGTACTCCTGGCACAGCTCGGCGACCAGCGCCAGCTCGGCCGGGGTGAAGACCTTCCCGGTCGGATTGTGCGGCGAGTTCAGCAGCACCAGCCGGGTCCGCGGTCCGAACGCCGCGCGCAGCGCCGCCGGGTCGAAGGCGTACCGGCCGTCGTCGGCGGGACGCAGCGTGACCGGCCGGCGGACCGCGCCGGCCAGGGCGATGGAGGCGGCGTACGAGTCGTAGTACGGCTCGAAGCAGACCACTTCGTCGCCCGGCTCGCAGAGGGCGAGGATCGTCGCGGCCACCGCCTCGGTCGCGCCCGCGGTCACCACGATCTCGCCGTCCGGGTCGTACTCCAGTCCCCAGAAGCGGCGCTGGTGCGCCGCGACGGCCGCGCGCAGGGCGGGGACGCCCGGCCCGGGCGGGTACTGGTTCTGCCCCGAGCGCAGCGCCTCGGCCGCGGCGGCGAGCATCTCCGCGGGCCCGTCGGTGTCCGGGAAGCCCTGCCCCAGGTTGACCGCGCCGGTGCGGACGGCGAGCGCGGACATCTCGGCGAAGATGGTCGTGCCGAACGGCCGCATCCGGGCCACGAGCGGGTCGGCATCGGTGGTCGTCGTCACGTCCGCCAGCCTACGGTCCGGCGTCACCGCCTCAACCGGCCGTCGGGTCGTAGCAGTTGGCCCGCCAGCCGGCGCCGGTGATCTCCTCCGTCACGGGGGCGCCGCCGTTGATGGTGAGCGAGCAGGCGATGGCGTCCACGTTGTCGCCGGTCCTGCTGGCCTGCACCATCGCCTGGTCCCGGTGATCCGTGCGGATGCGCGCCCGCCACGGCAGCCGCACCCCGTCCAGCCAGACGCTCTCGCCGTTCGCGTCGCTGTAGAGGATGTCGACCCGCCCCTTCCCGGTCACCTCGTAGACCACCGTGTCCCGGCCGGGACCGGTGGACGGGGTGGCCGCCGGCGTCGCCGAGTGGGTCGGCTGCGGCACGGGGCCGGCCTCCTGCGGAGCCTCCTCGACACCGTCGCCCGCGTACCACGCATCGGGGTCGGCCTGCTCGGCCTGGGGCCGGTCGTCGTCGCGCAGTGACGCGTACGCGCCGTACCCGGCGCCGCCGAGCAGCAGCGCCGCCACGAGGACCATGCCGGTCACCACGCGCCGGCCCGGCCGCTCGTCCGTCCGGCGGGCCGACGCGGTGGCCGGGACGCCGGAGCGGGACGCGATGCCGGGGGCGGTGCCGCCGGCGAACGGCGGGTGGACCGGAGCGTCCGGAAGCCAGCGGTCCGGCGGCGCCGAGGACGGCGTCGACGGCGGATCGAGCGGCGCCCAGGGCAGCGGCCCGGTGGACGGCTCGGGTGACGAACCGGAGGCCGGTGGGCCTTCGGACATGCTGGCCTCCTCGGGAGGTTCGGGCCGTGGCGGACGATCCGGCGCGGTCAGGGATACCGGCGGACGACGGGGGACGTGCCGGCGCCGGTCGGGTCGAGGGATCAGCCGAAGCAACTCGCTCCCCAGCGCTCCGCCGACACCTCGTCGACGGCCTCCCCGTCGACGAGGATCCGGCAGTTCACCGGCCCCTCCGTGTCGGCGTTGTGGGCGAGCACCATGACGCGGTCGGCGCTGCGCGCCCGGAAGGTCAGCCGCCAGGGCAGCCGCACCTCCGCGTCCTGGACGAAGGTGCCGTTGGCGTCGTAGTACTCCAGGTCGACCGGGCCGCGGCCGGTCACCTCGTAGACCACCTGGACGACCCCGGACCCGGCGGACGGGGACAGCGCGGGCTGGTCCTGCCAGGCCTCGTCCTCGTCCCCGTCCTCGTGGTACGGGCCGTCGTAGGGCCCTTCGGCGACCGTGTCGGTGGGGCCCGGCGCCCCGTACCGGCTCAGCGCCGCCGCGCCGACGGCGCCGCAGATGACCAGGACCAGAACCGTGGCCGCGGCGATGACGACGCCCACCGTGGCCGAGCGGTTGCCCGACCGGGGCAGGGGAGCGGCCGGGCGCGCGGCGGACCACGGATACCCGTACGGCGCGGCGGGTGCCGCCGGACCCGGGGCGGCACCGCCGGGCGGCGTGAACCCGTACGGCGGCCCGTAGCCGGAGGGTGGCGCGAACCCGTACGGCGGCGCGGTGCCGGGTGGCGGGGCGGTGGTCGGGGGCGGCGGTCCGTAGCCGCTGGCGGAGCCGTCCCACGCGCCGGGGTCGGGGGGCGCCCACGGACCCGGGGCCGGCCCGGCCGACGGGGTCGGATCGGCGGACGGTGACACCTCGGACATCTGTTCTGCTCCGGGGGTGGACGCGCCGTGGCCGCGGCGCGGGTGGGGTGCCGGTGGGCGACGTTGTCGCCGGCCCGCCGGTTGCGGCCCTCAATGTACGGGTAGGCGGGGGGCGGTGAGCGCCCGCGTCGTCGCCCTCCAGGCCCCGGATCACGCCTGCGGAACGCGGAGACTCGGGTGTTCGCTCAAAGTCAGTGATTGTTTACCGGACTTTCGCGCACGCGCGATGAGCGAAACTGGGTTAGGCTGCGGACCATGTGTGGAATCGTGGGTTACGCCGGCGCGCGGCCGGCGCTCGGCATCGTGCTGGACGGGCTGCGGCGGCTGGAGTACCGCGGCTACGACTCGGCGGGCGTCGCCATCGTGTGCGACGGTGAGCTGCTGACCGAGAAGAAGGCCGGCAAGCTGGCCAACCTGGAGAAGGTGCTCTCCGAGCGGGCCGCCGACGACCCGTCGTCCTGCGCGGCCAGCCCGATCGGCATCGGCGACGGCACCACCGGCATCGGGCACACCCGCTGGGCCACCCACGGCGGCCCCACCGACCGCAACGCCCACCCGCACGTCGCCGGCGACGGCCGGGTCGCCGTGATCCACAACGGCATCATCGAGAACTTCGCGAAGCTGCGCGCCGAGCTGGAGGCCGACGGCGTCCAGCTCAACAGCGACACGGACACCGAGTGCGCGGCCCACCTGCTCGGCGCCGCGCTGGCCGACCTGCGCGCCGCCGGCCAACCGGACGGCCCGCAGCTGCTCGCCGCCGCCATGCGGGTGGTGTGCCAGCGACTGGAGGGCGCGTTCACCCTGCTCGCCGTGGACTCCGCGGTGCCCGGCGCGGTCGTCGGGGCCCGCCGCAACTCCCCGCTCGTGGTCGGCCGTGGCAAGGGCGAGAACTACCTCGCCTCCGACGTCGCCGCGTTCATCGAGCACACCCGCGACGCGGTCGAGCTCGGCCAGGACCAGATCGTGCTGATCACCGGCGACACCATCGAGATCACCGACTTCGACGGCCAGCCGGCCAGCGGCAAGGACTTCCACATCGACTGGGACTCGTCGGCCGCCGAGAAGGGCGGCTACGACTGGTTCATGCTCAAGGAGATCGAGGAGCAGCCGCAGGCCATCGCCGACACGCTGCTAGGCCGGCTCACCGACACCGGAGAGATCGCCCTGGACGAGGTGCGCCTCAGCGACCAGGACCTCCGCGACGTCGACAAGATCTTCATCGTGGCCTGCGGTACGTCGTACCACGCCGGCATGGTCGCCAAGTACGCCATCGAGCACTGGACCCGGATCCCCTGCGAGGTGGAACTGGCCAGCGAGTTCCGCTACCGGGACCCGGTGCTCGACCGGTCCACGCTGATCGTGGTGATCTCGCAGTCCGGCGAGACGATGGACACCCTCATGGCGCTCCGGCACGCCAAGGAGCAGAAGGCCCGCGTGCTGGCCATCTGCAACACCAACGGCTCCACCATCCCGCGTGAGTCCGACGCGGTGCTCTACACGCACGGCGGGCCGGAGATCGCGGTCGCCTCCACGAAGGCGTTCCTCACCCAGCTGGTCGCCTGCTACCTGATCGGCCTGCACCTGGCCCAGGTGCGCGGGATCAAGTACGCCGACGAGGTCTCCGCCGTCGTCGCCCAGCTCCAGGAGATGCCGAACAAGCTCCGTGAGCTGCTGGGCCGGATCGAGCCGGTGCGCGAGCTGGCCCGCGACCTGAAGTCCGAGCCGACGGTGCTCTTCATCGGCCGCCACGTGGGCTACCCGGTGGCCCTGGAGGGCGCGCTCAAGCTCAAGGAGCTGGCGTACATGCACGCCGAGGGCTTCGCCGCCGGCGAGCTGAAGCACGGGCCGATCGGCCTCATCGACCAGGGCACCCCGGTGATCTGCGTGGTGCCCTCGCCGGCCGGCCGGGGGGTGCTGCACGACAAGGTCGTCTCCAACATCCAGGAGGTGCGGGCGCGCGGCGCGCGGACCATCGTGATCGCGGAGGAGGGCGACGAGGCCGTCGTCCGCTACGCCGACCACCTGATCTACGTGCCGCGGACGCCGACGCTGCTCGCCCCGCTGGTCACCACCGTGCCGTTGCAGGTGCTGGCGGCCGAGATCGCCGCCGCCCGGGGGCTCGACGTCGACCAGCCGCGCAACCTCGCCAAGTCGGTCACCGTCGAGTAACCGCACCGAGCACCGACCCGGGTCCCGGCCGCCGCGTCCGCGGTGACCGGGACCCGGTCGCGTCCCGCGCCGACCCGGACCCCGTCGGGTCCCGCCCGTGTCGGTCCCGCGTGCCGACGGCCTGGTGGCGCGCCGGCCCGGGCCGTCAGCGGCCGAGCACGATGCGGGCCACGCCGTCCAGGGCCGGATTGTCCGCGTCCCAGTAGCCGGTGTGGCCGTGCCGGCCGCTGGGGAAGACCCGGCCACCGAAGCCCGGGGCGGCCGGGTCGCGGCCGAACCACAGCTCGTGCTCGCCCCGCCCGGGCAGCGCGAGCGCGGCGGCCAGCGGCGACGCGCCGCGCAGGGCCCCGAGCGCCAGCTCGTCCGGTGGACGGGCCAGCCGGATCACGTCGTCCGGCGCGCTGCTCGCCCAGACCTGGCCGGGCGGGTGGCGTAGCTCCTCGGCGTGCGCCACCCCGACGCCCGGTGAGCCCACGAAGACCAGGGCGTCGGCGGCCAGCCCGTGGTCCCGTGCGGTCGTGCCCACCACCAGCGACCCGTAGCTGTGCCCCAGCACGGTCTGCCGGGCCGGCGGCCCCTCGTGGGTGGCCCGCAACCCCTCCTGGAAGCGCTGCAGGGCGGGACCCGCGTCCTGAGCCTGACGGGCCGAGATCGCCTCGTGCAGGAGATCCCGAGCGTCGTAGTCCAGCCAGAGCACGGCCGCGCTCCGTTCCTCGGGGGCGAGCGCGGCGCACCGGTCGAGGACCCGCGCCGCCCGGCCCAGCTCGCCCGGCGCGTCGTCGAGGCCGGCGGTCATCCCCGGCACGTAGGTGAGCACCCGGTCGGCGTGGTCCGGGTCGCCCAACGCCACCACCACCCGGCCCTCGCCCGCGGTGTCCAGCCCCAGCAGATAGGCGCGCGGCCCGCCCGGCTCGGTCAGCCGGTCGGTGAGCCCGTCGAGGCCGGCCAGACGGGCGTCGACCAGGCGCAGCCGGGCCGTCTCGACCGGGCCGGGCGGCACCCGGTCGAGCAGGCGTCGCCGCTCGGCGAGCAGCTCTGCCCGGCGGACGCCGAGCAGCAGCCGGTTGGCCTGGTCCCGGGCCGCCGCCGGTACGCCGTCCAGGTGACCCACCAGCACCGGCTCGTGCGCCACCAGCCACCGGCGTTGGGCCGGTGTGAGGCCCGCCCACCAGGCCCGGACCTGTGCCGGTGTGGCGCCCCGTTCCGGACGGCCGGGTGGCGGTGCGGCCAGCCAGCCCGTTCCGGCGGACGCGGCGAGCGCGTCCAGCCGAGCGCCGGCCGTCTGGTCGGCGGCCCCCGCCAGCTCCAGCGCCGCGCGCAGCGCGGCGGCCACCCGGGCGGCGGCGGGCCCGTCCCGCTCGCTCGGCCGGGCCCGGGCCGGATCGGCGCTGACCCGGCCGTCCCGGTCGATCAACAACCCGGACGCGTCGGCCAGCGCCACCGCCGCGGCCAGCCGTCCCTTCGCGGCGGCGAGCCGCCCGGCGTACTCGGCAAGCACCTGGTCGGCCTCGATCAGCGCCGGGGCGGCCGAGGCCAGGTCACTCCGGACCCCGGCCAACCGACCGCTCGCGGCCGTCGCCGCCGCGCCGGACCAGCCGCCGCCCAGCGCCGTGGCCCGCTCGCCCAGGTCACCGGCCCGCCGGTCGACGAGGTCGGTCAGCCCGCCCCAGGCAGCGCCCACGGCCCGCCACGCGCCAGGATCGGCGGCCCAGAGCTGGGCGTACCCGACCGCCGCGCCGCCCGCCGGCTGCCCCGCCCCGGCCGCGGGTAGCCTCGACCCGGCTGCGGAGCGGGCCGGCGTGGTCGCCCGGCCGACGCTCTGCGCGGTCACCGGGGCAGGGAGGTGAGCCGGCGGGCGGCCCGTTCGTCGACCGCCTGGTAGGCGTCGACCGCCGCCCGGACCGCGCCGCCGGTCACGGCCACCCGACCGCCGAGCCGAGCGAGCCAGCCGTGCACGGCCGACTCCAGCCCGGCCAGCGCGGCGGTCGCGCGCCAGCCCCGGGCGGCCACCACCAGCCCCGCCACTCCGGCCAGCCCGTGCGCCAGCCCGTAGGCGTCGTCGTCCAGCGCCCGGGCCACCGCGCGCATCGCCTCCGGCTCGACGGCGAACCGCTCCTCGATCATCCCCGCACCCCCGTGTGGATCGGCATCGACACCGGTGACGCTAGGTGGCCGGGGAGCCGCCCGGGGCGCCCTGTGGACGGCGGCCGGCGGGCGTACCCCTCGGTTGTCCACAGGCGTTGCCCGGCGCGGAGTCGGCGGCTAATGTGCCGGCCCCGCCGCCGGTAGGGTGAGCTGGTGATCGTCGCTGTCGGCATCGACGTCGTCCTGGTCGACCGGTTCGCCCGGGCGCTGGCGCGGACGCCGCTGCTCGCCGACCGGCTCTTCACCGAGGCCGAGCGGTACACCCGCTCCGGCAACCCGCGCTCACCGGAGTCGCTCGCCGCCCGCTTCGCCGCCAAGGAGGCGGTGGCCAAGGCGCTCGGCGCGCCCGCCGGGTTGTGCTGGCACGACTGCGAGATCGTGCCGGACCCGGACGGCCGGCCGTGGCTGACCGTCTCCGGCACGGTGGCCGCGGTGGCTATCGAACGTGGCGTGAACCGTTGGCACCTCTCGCTGTCCCACGACGGCGGGATCGCGTCGGCGATGGTGGTCGCGGAACGCTGAGTCGGACGGGCCGCCGGCGGGCGCGCCCGGGACGTGGGATGGGGGCCGACGGGATGAGACCGGTCTGGCGGGTGTCGGACGTACGCGCGGCGGAGGCCGGCCTCATGGCCACCCTCCCGCCCGGGACGCTGATGCAGCGGGCCGCGGCCGGGCTGGCCCGCCGCTGCGCGCTGCTGCTCGGCGACCGGGGCGGCGTGTACGGCTCGCGGGTGCTGTTGCTGGTCGGCTCCGGCGACAACGGCGGCGACGCGCTCTTCGCCGGGGCGCACCTGGCCCGGCGCGGCGCCGCGCTGTCAGCCCTGCTGGTGAACCCGGGGCGGGCCCACGCCGAGGGTGTGGCCGCGTTGCGGGCCGCGGGCGGCCGGGTGGTCGAGCGCCCGCCGACGGTGGTCGACCTGGTGCTGGACGGGATCGTCGGGATCGGCGGCACGGGCGGCCTGCGGGACACCGCGGACCAGTTGGCGGCGAGCCTGGTGCGGCACCACGGCCGGGACGGCGCGCGGGCGACGGTGGTCGCGGTGGACGTGCCGAGCGGGGTCGCGGTGGACACCGGCCACGTCCCGGTGACCGCGTCCGGCCGGCCGAGCGCCGTCCGGGCCGACGTGACGGTGGCCTTCGGTGCGTTGAAGCCGGCGCTGGTGGTGGGCCCGGCGGCGCCGCTCGCCGGTCAGGTCGAGCTGGTCGACATCGGGCTGGAGCCTTGGCTGCGCGGCACCCCGGCGCTGCGGGTCACCGAGTGGTCGGACGTCGTCGACTGGTGGCCGACCCTGGGCCCGGCCTCGGAGAAGTACAGCCGGGGAGTGGTCGGGGTGGCCACCGGCTCGGCCACCTACCCGGGTGCGGCCGTGCTCTCGGTCGGCGGCGCGCTGGCCGGTCCGACCGGGATGGTCCGCTACGCCGGTGGCGCCCGGGAGGGGGTGCTGCACCAGCACCCCTCGGTGATCGCCAGCGGGCGGGTCGCGGACGCCGGCCGGGTCCAGGCGTGGGTGTGCGGCTCCGGGCTCGGCACCGGCGAGGACGCCGCCGCCGAGCTGCGGGCGGTGCTGGCCGCGCCGGTGCCCGTGGTGCTCGACGCCGACGCGCTCACCCTGCTGGTGGACGGGTCGCTCGCCGAGCAGCTGCGCCGGCGGGACGCGCCGATCGTCGTGACCCCGCACGACCGGGAGTTCACCCGGCTCTGCGGCGAGCAGCCGGGCACCGACCGGGTCGCCGCGACCCTGCGGCTCGCCGCCTGGATGAACGCGGTGGTGCTGCTCAAGGGGGATCGCACGGTGATCGGCACGCCGGACGGCCGGGCGTACGTCAACCCGACCGGCACCTCGGCGCTGGCCACGGGTGGCACCGGGGACGTGCTGGCCGGGCTGCTCGGTTCGCTGCTCGCCGGCGGCGTGCGACCGGAGCGGGCGGCCGCCGTGGCGGCGTACCTGCACGGGCTGGCCGGCCGGGAGGCGGCCCGGTCCGGCCCGGTGACCGCGCCGGACGTGGCGACCGCGTTGCGTCCGGTCATCGCCCGGTTGCGCTGACCGTCCGGACGCGGCCACGTCGACCGGTTCGGCGCGGGGGCCGAGCGTCGACCCACGGCGTGATCACGGCGGAAAGTAGGCTGTGCCCATGTGGCAGGCCGAGGTACGCGTCGATCTTGATGCGATCCGCGAGAACGTGAGCCGTCTCCGCTCCGGCACCACCGCCGAGCTGATGGCGGTGGTCAAGGGCGACGGGTACGGGCACGGCATGATCCCGGCCGCCCGCGCGGCACTCGACGCCGGAGCGGACTGGCTCGGCGTCTGCACCCTCGACGAGGCGCTCACGCTGCGCCGGGCCGGCATCACCGCGCCGGTGCTGGCCTGGTTGCTCGCCCCCGGGCTGCCGCTGCACGAGGGGGTCGCGGCCGACGTCGACCTGGCCGCCGCGAGCCTGCCGCAGCTCGACGAGATGATCGAGGCGAGCCGTCGGGCCGAGCGTCCGGCGCGGCTGCACCTGAAGATCGACACGGGCCTGTCCCGGGGCGGCGCGACGGTGGCCGACTGGCCGGCGCTGCTCGACGCGGCCGCCAAGGCGCAGGCCGACGGGCTGGTCGAGGTGGTCGGTGTGTGGAGCCACTTCGTGTACGCCGACATGCCGGGCCACCCCACCACCGACCGGCAGCTGGCCGTCTTCCACGAGGGCCTGGCCATGGTCGAGCAGGCCGGGCTGCGCCCGCGCTACCGCCACCTGGCCAACTCGGCGGCCACGCTGACCCGGCCGGACACCCACTTCGACCTGGTCCGGCCCGGCCTCGCCGTGTACGGGCTCTCCCCGATCGCGGGCGAGACCTTCGGGCTGCGCCCGGCGATGACCGCGCGGGCCCGGGTGATGCTCACCAAGCGGGTGCCGGCCGGCACCGGCGTCTCGTACGGCCACACCTACACGACGGACCGGGACACGAACCTGGCCGTGGTGCCGCTCGGTTACGCGGACGGGGTGCCCCGGCACGCTTCCAACAGCGGCCCGGTGCAGCTCGGTGGCGCGCGGCGGGTCATCTCCGGCCGGGTCTGCATGGATCAGTTCGTGCTCGACTGCGGCGACGACCCGGTGGCCGCCGGCGACGTGGTGACCCTGTTCGGCAGCGGCGCCGACGGCGGGCCGACCGCGGACGACTGGGCCGAGGCGGTGGGCACGATCAACTACGAGATCGTCACCCGGTTCGGCAGCAGCCGGGTGCCGAGGGTGTACGACGGCGAGCGCGCATGAGTCCGTACCGCATTCCGCGGCCGCGGACGGCGGCGGGCAAGGTCGCCGGTGTGCTCGGCGCCGCGGTGGGTGTGGCCGCCGCGGGCCTCGCGGCGGGCGTCGCCACCGAGCGCGCCCTGGTCCGTCGGGCCAAGGCGGACCCGACCGACCCGTACGCGCACGAGCCCTTCGAGCAGCTGCGATACGACGACGCGTTCCGGCTGGAACTGCCGGACGGGACCGACATCCACGTCGAGGTGGTCGAGCCGACCCGGCCGGTGCCCGACAACCCGACGGTGGTGCTGGTGCACGGCTTCTGTCTGGACATGGGGACGTTCCATTTCCAGCGCAAGATGCTCACCGAGCAGGGTGAGCACCGGGTGATCGCCTACGACCAGCCCGGGCACGGCCGGTCCGGCCGGCTGGAGACCGGCGAGTACGACCTCGAGGTGCTGGGCAGCACCCTGCGCCGGGTGATCGACCGCACCGCGCCGGACGGGCCGCTGGTGCTGGTCGGCCACTCGATGGGCGGGATGACCATCATGGCCTTCGCCGAGCTGTTCCCGGAGATGTTCGGTGACCGGGTGGTCGGCACCGTGCTGATGGCCACCTCGGGCGGGCTGCTCGCCGAGACGAAGCTGGTGGCGCCGGCGCTGCTCGGCCGGGTCGGCGCGCCGGTGCTGTACATGATGAGCAACGCCACCCGGTACGGCGGCACGGTCATCGACAAGGCCCGCAAGTCCACGTCGAACGTGGCCTGGCTGCTCACCCGGAAGTACGGGTTCGGCAGCCGGAAGCCCAGCCCGGCCCTGGTGTCGTACGTGGAGACGATGAACTCGCGCACCTCGGCGGACACGGTGACCCGCTACCTGCGTACGCTGGCCACCCACTCCCGGTTTCCGGCGCTGGCCGCGCTGGCCGACACGCCGGTGTTGGTGGTGGTGGGCGACAAAGACATGATCACCCCGGTGACCCACTCGGAGGAGATCGTTCGGCGGTTGCCGCACGCCGAGTTCATCAAGATCACCGACAGTGGGCACGTGGTGATGCTGGAACACGCGGACGAGGTCAACGCCGCGCTGGCGAGGTTCCTGGAGGAGCTGTGAGTCAGGTCGTGAAGCTGCCGACCGTCGCCGACACGCACGAGTTCGGCCGCCGGCTGGCCGGGGTGCTGCGCGCCGGTGACCTGGTGTTGCTGACCGGGCCGCTGGGCGCCGGCAAGACCGCGCTGACCCAGGGCATCGGCGCCGGGCTGGGCGTGCTCGGTGACGTGACCTCGCCGACGTTCGTGATCGCCCGCGTGCACCGGCCCGACCCGGCCCGGGGCGGGCGGGTGTCGCTCGTGCACGCCGACGCGTACCGGCTGGGCGATGCCGCCGACCCGCGTGCCGAGATCGACGACCTGGACCTGGACGCCTCGGTGGACGACTCGGTGACCGTCGTCGAGTGGGGTGAGGGCATGGTCGAGCAGCTGGTCGACGCGCACCTACGGGTCCGCATCGACCGGCGCGACGACGACACCCGGGTCGTCGAACTGGACCCGGTCGGTGGCGACTGGGCCCAGCGCGTCACCGCCCTCCGCTGAGCGTGCCGGTCCGCGACACCCGCGGTGTCGGTGCGGGCTGGTAGGAAGGGGCCGACCGACTGCGAAAGGTTGCCGATGGCCGACGTACCCGACCTGGACCTGCTGGCGCTCCTGCCCGAGGAGTGGCGTGCCGCGCTCACCCCGCACCTCGACCCGGCGCGCACCGCGGCGCTGGCCGACTTCGTGGCCCGTGAATACGCCACCCAGACCGTCTTCCCGCCGCTGGAGGACCTGTTCTCCGCCTACCGGCTCTGCTCGCCGGAGGCGTGTCGGGTGCTCATCCTCGGGCAGGACCCGTACCACAGGGCCGGGCAGGCGCACGGGCTCAGCTTCAGCGTCCGCGAC from Micromonospora sp. WMMD812 harbors:
- a CDS encoding pyridoxal phosphate-dependent aminotransferase; this translates as MTTTTDADPLVARMRPFGTTIFAEMSALAVRTGAVNLGQGFPDTDGPAEMLAAAAEALRSGQNQYPPGPGVPALRAAVAAHQRRFWGLEYDPDGEIVVTAGATEAVAATILALCEPGDEVVCFEPYYDSYAASIALAGAVRRPVTLRPADDGRYAFDPAALRAAFGPRTRLVLLNSPHNPTGKVFTPAELALVAELCQEYDAYAVTDEVYEHLVFTDAASPHVPLATLPGMRERTVRISSAGKTFSCTGWKVGWASGPAALVAAVLRVKQFLTFVNAAPLQPAVAVALALPDDYFTGFRAGLQARRDQLVGGLTDAGFEVLAPEGTYFVTADVTALGGHDGVEFCRSLPERCGVVAVPTQVFYDDAEAGRQLVRFAFCKRPEVLTEAVTRLRRLSVD
- a CDS encoding MmpS family transport accessory protein codes for the protein MSEGPPASGSSPEPSTGPLPWAPLDPPSTPSSAPPDRWLPDAPVHPPFAGGTAPGIASRSGVPATASARRTDERPGRRVVTGMVLVAALLLGGAGYGAYASLRDDDRPQAEQADPDAWYAGDGVEEAPQEAGPVPQPTHSATPAATPSTGPGRDTVVYEVTGKGRVDILYSDANGESVWLDGVRLPWRARIRTDHRDQAMVQASRTGDNVDAIACSLTINGGAPVTEEITGAGWRANCYDPTAG
- a CDS encoding MmpS family transport accessory protein; protein product: MSEVSPSADPTPSAGPAPGPWAPPDPGAWDGSASGYGPPPPTTAPPPGTAPPYGFAPPSGYGPPYGFTPPGGAAPGPAAPAAPYGYPWSAARPAAPLPRSGNRSATVGVVIAAATVLVLVICGAVGAAALSRYGAPGPTDTVAEGPYDGPYHEDGDEDEAWQDQPALSPSAGSGVVQVVYEVTGRGPVDLEYYDANGTFVQDAEVRLPWRLTFRARSADRVMVLAHNADTEGPVNCRILVDGEAVDEVSAERWGASCFG
- the glmS gene encoding glutamine--fructose-6-phosphate transaminase (isomerizing), translating into MCGIVGYAGARPALGIVLDGLRRLEYRGYDSAGVAIVCDGELLTEKKAGKLANLEKVLSERAADDPSSCAASPIGIGDGTTGIGHTRWATHGGPTDRNAHPHVAGDGRVAVIHNGIIENFAKLRAELEADGVQLNSDTDTECAAHLLGAALADLRAAGQPDGPQLLAAAMRVVCQRLEGAFTLLAVDSAVPGAVVGARRNSPLVVGRGKGENYLASDVAAFIEHTRDAVELGQDQIVLITGDTIEITDFDGQPASGKDFHIDWDSSAAEKGGYDWFMLKEIEEQPQAIADTLLGRLTDTGEIALDEVRLSDQDLRDVDKIFIVACGTSYHAGMVAKYAIEHWTRIPCEVELASEFRYRDPVLDRSTLIVVISQSGETMDTLMALRHAKEQKARVLAICNTNGSTIPRESDAVLYTHGGPEIAVASTKAFLTQLVACYLIGLHLAQVRGIKYADEVSAVVAQLQEMPNKLRELLGRIEPVRELARDLKSEPTVLFIGRHVGYPVALEGALKLKELAYMHAEGFAAGELKHGPIGLIDQGTPVICVVPSPAGRGVLHDKVVSNIQEVRARGARTIVIAEEGDEAVVRYADHLIYVPRTPTLLAPLVTTVPLQVLAAEIAAARGLDVDQPRNLAKSVTVE
- a CDS encoding alpha/beta hydrolase, with the translated sequence MTAQSVGRATTPARSAAGSRLPAAGAGQPAGGAAVGYAQLWAADPGAWRAVGAAWGGLTDLVDRRAGDLGERATALGGGWSGAAATAASGRLAGVRSDLASAAPALIEADQVLAEYAGRLAAAKGRLAAAVALADASGLLIDRDGRVSADPARARPSERDGPAAARVAAALRAALELAGAADQTAGARLDALAASAGTGWLAAPPPGRPERGATPAQVRAWWAGLTPAQRRWLVAHEPVLVGHLDGVPAAARDQANRLLLGVRRAELLAERRRLLDRVPPGPVETARLRLVDARLAGLDGLTDRLTEPGGPRAYLLGLDTAGEGRVVVALGDPDHADRVLTYVPGMTAGLDDAPGELGRAARVLDRCAALAPEERSAAVLWLDYDARDLLHEAISARQAQDAGPALQRFQEGLRATHEGPPARQTVLGHSYGSLVVGTTARDHGLAADALVFVGSPGVGVAHAEELRHPPGQVWASSAPDDVIRLARPPDELALGALRGASPLAAALALPGRGEHELWFGRDPAAPGFGGRVFPSGRHGHTGYWDADNPALDGVARIVLGR
- a CDS encoding holo-ACP synthase; this translates as MIVAVGIDVVLVDRFARALARTPLLADRLFTEAERYTRSGNPRSPESLAARFAAKEAVAKALGAPAGLCWHDCEIVPDPDGRPWLTVSGTVAAVAIERGVNRWHLSLSHDGGIASAMVVAER
- a CDS encoding NAD(P)H-hydrate dehydratase → MRPVWRVSDVRAAEAGLMATLPPGTLMQRAAAGLARRCALLLGDRGGVYGSRVLLLVGSGDNGGDALFAGAHLARRGAALSALLVNPGRAHAEGVAALRAAGGRVVERPPTVVDLVLDGIVGIGGTGGLRDTADQLAASLVRHHGRDGARATVVAVDVPSGVAVDTGHVPVTASGRPSAVRADVTVAFGALKPALVVGPAAPLAGQVELVDIGLEPWLRGTPALRVTEWSDVVDWWPTLGPASEKYSRGVVGVATGSATYPGAAVLSVGGALAGPTGMVRYAGGAREGVLHQHPSVIASGRVADAGRVQAWVCGSGLGTGEDAAAELRAVLAAPVPVVLDADALTLLVDGSLAEQLRRRDAPIVVTPHDREFTRLCGEQPGTDRVAATLRLAAWMNAVVLLKGDRTVIGTPDGRAYVNPTGTSALATGGTGDVLAGLLGSLLAGGVRPERAAAVAAYLHGLAGREAARSGPVTAPDVATALRPVIARLR
- the alr gene encoding alanine racemase, which encodes MWQAEVRVDLDAIRENVSRLRSGTTAELMAVVKGDGYGHGMIPAARAALDAGADWLGVCTLDEALTLRRAGITAPVLAWLLAPGLPLHEGVAADVDLAAASLPQLDEMIEASRRAERPARLHLKIDTGLSRGGATVADWPALLDAAAKAQADGLVEVVGVWSHFVYADMPGHPTTDRQLAVFHEGLAMVEQAGLRPRYRHLANSAATLTRPDTHFDLVRPGLAVYGLSPIAGETFGLRPAMTARARVMLTKRVPAGTGVSYGHTYTTDRDTNLAVVPLGYADGVPRHASNSGPVQLGGARRVISGRVCMDQFVLDCGDDPVAAGDVVTLFGSGADGGPTADDWAEAVGTINYEIVTRFGSSRVPRVYDGERA
- a CDS encoding alpha/beta hydrolase — translated: MSPYRIPRPRTAAGKVAGVLGAAVGVAAAGLAAGVATERALVRRAKADPTDPYAHEPFEQLRYDDAFRLELPDGTDIHVEVVEPTRPVPDNPTVVLVHGFCLDMGTFHFQRKMLTEQGEHRVIAYDQPGHGRSGRLETGEYDLEVLGSTLRRVIDRTAPDGPLVLVGHSMGGMTIMAFAELFPEMFGDRVVGTVLMATSGGLLAETKLVAPALLGRVGAPVLYMMSNATRYGGTVIDKARKSTSNVAWLLTRKYGFGSRKPSPALVSYVETMNSRTSADTVTRYLRTLATHSRFPALAALADTPVLVVVGDKDMITPVTHSEEIVRRLPHAEFIKITDSGHVVMLEHADEVNAALARFLEEL